The Candidatus Methylacidiphilales bacterium genome segment GCATATAAAGCAGCGACGTGATAAAGGCCGCCACATAGGTCCAAGCCGCCGCATCGAGCACTTTTCGCATGCCGGTTTCGGCTTCTTCGGAAGACAGGAAATGCATTTTGTTGAGAATGATTTTTGCGCGCCGCGAAGCGTCGAATTCGACCGGCAATGTAATCAGGTTGAAAAGCATGATGATTCCCCAGCCGAGCGACATGACCAGCAGATAGGTGTGAAGGGAAATTCCAAACCCGCCATGATAACCGCCGGTGATCCAAAAGAGCAGGGGCAGCCAGGTAACCGCCTGGTTGGCATAAGTGGTGGCGCCAACCGAGGCCATGCGCCATTGGAGCGGCGCATAGGCCAGCTTGTGCTGGATCGCGTGGCCGCATTCGTGGGCGGAAACACCCAGCGCCGCGGCCGAGTCCCCGTGATAATTTTCAGTTGAAAGGACCAGCCGCTTGTTCATCGGATCATAGTGGTCGCCGAGCATCGAATCGGCCTCCACAATTTCAACATCATGGATTCCCGCCGATTCCAGGATGCGTTCGGCGCAGCGCGCGCCCGTGTAGCCGGACCCGGCCGGCACCTTGCTCCACTTGGCGTAGGCGGCCTTCACCCGGCATACCGCAATGATGGAGATGGCGGCTGTTACGATAAAAATGAGCAGAAACATATTGAGTCCTCCGTAGATGGAAAAATCTAGCCCTCCGTTGATCCGATGCAAGGCAATCCCATTGCAGTTTCAAGAATCAAGTTCGCCACGGCGAATCCGTCCGGCGGCGGATTTGCCAGTTTTAAGCCGGGGCAACTTGCAAGATTTGGCTCCC includes the following:
- a CDS encoding zinc metallopeptidase, with the protein product MFLLIFIVTAAISIIAVCRVKAAYAKWSKVPAGSGYTGARCAERILESAGIHDVEIVEADSMLGDHYDPMNKRLVLSTENYHGDSAAALGVSAHECGHAIQHKLAYAPLQWRMASVGATTYANQAVTWLPLLFWITGGYHGGFGISLHTYLLVMSLGWGIIMLFNLITLPVEFDASRRAKIILNKMHFLSSEEAETGMRKVLDAAAWTYVAAFITSLLYMLYYLLPLLMGGRRND